The nucleotide window AATAGTCCACCATCAAATCGTTCGGCAGATTACCCAGAGCGCGAGATCTGGTGAGTGGCGCCATCACTACTCGATTGGCCAACGTCACAGCGCCGAGTTGAATTGGTTCAAACAGTCGAGCCGTCATATCCTCTCCCTCCCGAGTCTGTCATATACATGGTTATAGCTTTAATCGCGCACACGCCTACATTTTCCTTGCAAGTTTCGCGATCAGATCTGCCAGATTGATTCCTTTAAGTCGTTCACTCACAGCATTTGTCACAGACAGGAACACCGGCGTCAGAACGGATTTGATTTCGCAGCTGAGGGCGCATTGCCGATTCGGATCATTCGGGTTGTAGGCAAACAATCCCGAGTCTTCAACCGCCGAAAATATTTCGTACAACGTGATCGATTGAGGAGATTGGGCCAATTCTGATCCACCGGAACGACCGGCATGCGTGTGGACTAAACCGGCCTTGCGTAACTCACCTAAGATTCGGCGAACTACCACAGGATTTGTATTGAGACTGCGGGCCAGGTAAGTTGAATTGATCACCTCATTTCTCCGCAAT belongs to Nitrospira lenta and includes:
- a CDS encoding Rrf2 family transcriptional regulator, encoding MAANSRFAMATHIMTALGLRRNEVINSTYLARSLNTNPVVVRRILGELRKAGLVHTHAGRSGGSELAQSPQSITLYEIFSAVEDSGLFAYNPNDPNRQCALSCEIKSVLTPVFLSVTNAVSERLKGINLADLIAKLARKM